In Pseudomonadota bacterium, one genomic interval encodes:
- a CDS encoding serine/threonine protein kinase — protein sequence MSPSIVTGTVLRARYRITQLLHQSRHAEIYLVEDQHLRDRVWAVRVMPVYSVDPYERNRVMGDFLTEAQRLSQIEHPSLAKVVDYFAEGNNLYIVREFVHGTDLDQLLSTRVMPLTEREAIAAVLQIVDAVSYLLGRKVPAIFFRELTAKNIIICKNGQVKLLDLGLARAFSSQDSEALMRMGSLDYASPEQFSESGTFDQRSLVYSTGAILYHMLTRRNPALSPFALDPIEEVNPNISGAVEDLVHRATENDPRDRHASLAELKKHLQSASRAPKESPKTRASRGLARDGWQVRTPTEDEEESFDGSIWHWILVAVLVSLMSGALLAIYYYFFRP from the coding sequence GTGTCTCCCTCCATCGTCACCGGAACGGTTCTTCGTGCGCGCTACCGCATCACCCAGCTGCTGCACCAGTCCCGTCACGCCGAGATCTACCTCGTGGAAGACCAGCACCTCCGCGACCGGGTCTGGGCCGTTCGCGTCATGCCGGTGTACAGCGTCGACCCGTATGAGCGCAACCGGGTCATGGGCGACTTTCTCACCGAGGCGCAGCGTCTCTCGCAGATCGAGCACCCCTCGCTGGCGAAGGTTGTCGATTACTTCGCTGAGGGGAACAACCTCTACATCGTCCGGGAGTTCGTGCACGGAACCGATCTCGATCAGCTTCTCTCGACCCGCGTCATGCCCCTGACCGAGCGCGAGGCCATCGCTGCCGTTCTCCAGATCGTCGACGCTGTCTCGTACCTGCTCGGGCGGAAGGTGCCGGCCATCTTCTTCCGCGAGCTGACGGCCAAGAACATCATCATCTGCAAGAACGGGCAGGTGAAGCTCCTCGACCTCGGGCTGGCGCGCGCGTTCAGCTCGCAGGACAGCGAGGCCCTGATGCGCATGGGTTCTCTCGACTACGCCTCTCCCGAGCAGTTCTCGGAGAGCGGGACCTTCGATCAGCGGTCCCTGGTCTACAGCACGGGGGCCATCCTCTACCACATGCTGACCCGTCGCAACCCCGCGCTGTCCCCCTTTGCCCTCGACCCCATCGAGGAGGTCAATCCCAACATCAGCGGCGCGGTGGAAGATCTCGTGCACAGGGCAACCGAGAACGACCCGCGCGATCGCCACGCGTCCCTGGCCGAGCTGAAGAAGCATCTCCAGTCTGCTTCGCGCGCCCCGAAGGAGTCGCCGAAGACCCGCGCCTCTCGGGGATTGGCGAGAGACGGCTGGCAGGTGCGCACCCCGACTGAAGATGAGGAGGAGTCCTTCGACGGTTCGATCTGGCATTGGATACTGGTGGCGGTGCTCGTCAGCCTGATGAGCGGAGCGCTG